In the bacterium genome, one interval contains:
- a CDS encoding secondary thiamine-phosphate synthase enzyme YjbQ, with protein sequence MKSFTQYLWFCTENRIEFINITEKVEEAVKKSGVKEGICLVNAMHITASVFINDDEKGLHSDFVEFLEKLAPHQPISKYKHNLTGETNADAHLKRTIMGREVVVAITNGRLDLGPWEQIFYGEFDGQRKKRVLIKIIGE encoded by the coding sequence ATGAAATCTTTTACCCAATATTTATGGTTTTGTACAGAAAATAGAATTGAATTTATAAATATTACAGAGAAAGTTGAGGAAGCAGTAAAGAAAAGTGGAGTAAAAGAGGGGATTTGTCTTGTTAATGCAATGCATATAACTGCAAGTGTTTTTATAAATGATGATGAAAAAGGACTACATTCTGATTTTGTTGAATTTCTTGAAAAACTTGCACCACACCAACCAATTTCAAAGTACAAACATAATCTAACTGGAGAGACAAATGCAGATGCTCACTTAAAAAGAACTATTATGGGAAGAGAAGTTGTTGTTGCAATTACAAATGGAAGACTTGATTTAGGACCATGGGAGCAGATTTTTTATGGTGAATTTGATGGTCAAAGGAAAAAGAGAGTTTTGATAAAGATAATAGGAGAGTAA